The following proteins are co-located in the Nitrospinota bacterium genome:
- a CDS encoding sodium:proton antiporter, giving the protein MHSLTDAWVGYTCLICFCLAYTLVIFEEQIHMRKSKPVILIGCFMWALIGLYEAQHGGGHAHDHVKELIAEIGELFFFLLVAMTYINTLDERNVFRALKGWLLKKGLGFKKLFWATGGITFLLSPIADNLTSALLMSTVALAVSNGNGRFIVPAFVNIVVAANAGGAWSPFGDITTLMVWTSGKVQTMEFSYLLLPSLINWIIPAGIMYFWIPDETPEPEAEAVHLKAGAKFIIGLGIFTVATAVSFHQFLHLPPFLGMMFGLGLLMIKGYYLKRWGEKRHLEKMGIAKDRRTRHRFDIFTKVEGVEFDTLLFFFGVLTAVGALQYIGYLAMISENMYGNLGPTTSNILVGVLSAIVDNIPVMYAVLKMSPEMGLDQWILITLTAGVGGSLLSVGSAAGVAVMGVDREHYTFMSHLKWAPAIALGYIASIFTWYMVTPH; this is encoded by the coding sequence ATGCATAGTCTTACTGATGCCTGGGTCGGATATACGTGCCTAATCTGTTTTTGTCTAGCCTACACTCTAGTTATATTCGAAGAGCAAATCCATATGCGGAAGTCCAAGCCGGTCATATTGATCGGTTGTTTCATGTGGGCTCTAATTGGTCTCTATGAAGCTCAACATGGTGGAGGACACGCTCACGATCATGTTAAAGAATTGATTGCTGAAATCGGCGAACTCTTCTTCTTCCTTTTAGTAGCCATGACTTACATAAATACCCTTGATGAAAGAAATGTATTTAGAGCATTAAAGGGGTGGTTACTTAAAAAAGGTCTGGGGTTTAAAAAGTTATTCTGGGCAACAGGGGGAATTACATTCCTGCTTTCTCCAATTGCTGACAACTTAACAAGTGCCCTCTTGATGTCGACCGTGGCGCTTGCGGTCAGCAATGGCAACGGACGTTTCATCGTTCCCGCATTTGTCAACATTGTGGTCGCGGCAAACGCAGGAGGCGCCTGGAGCCCTTTTGGAGATATAACCACCTTGATGGTCTGGACGTCAGGGAAAGTTCAAACTATGGAATTTTCTTATTTACTACTTCCTTCATTAATCAACTGGATCATACCAGCGGGTATCATGTATTTCTGGATACCTGATGAAACGCCGGAGCCTGAAGCGGAAGCAGTACATTTGAAAGCCGGAGCCAAGTTCATCATTGGGCTGGGAATCTTCACCGTTGCCACAGCAGTGTCTTTTCATCAATTCCTGCATCTGCCTCCTTTTCTTGGGATGATGTTTGGGCTCGGTCTGTTGATGATTAAAGGTTACTATTTAAAGCGCTGGGGAGAGAAAAGGCATCTTGAAAAAATGGGCATTGCTAAAGATCGAAGAACACGACACCGCTTTGATATCTTCACAAAAGTCGAAGGCGTAGAATTTGACACCCTGCTTTTCTTTTTCGGAGTTCTTACGGCAGTTGGCGCACTGCAATACATTGGCTACCTGGCAATGATCAGCGAAAACATGTATGGGAACCTGGGCCCGACTACCTCTAATATTCTGGTGGGAGTCCTCTCTGCAATTGTTGACAACATCCCTGTCATGTATGCAGTTCTGAAAATGAGTCCGGAAATGGGTCTCGACCAATGGATTTTAATCACATTGACCGCGGGAGTTGGTGGTAGCCTGCTATCTGTTGGTTCTGCTGCAGGAGTAGCAGTAATGGGGGTTGACCGTGAACATTATACATTCATGTCGCATTTAAAATGGGCGCCAGCTATTGCTCTTGGCTATATAGCCAGCATATTTACCTGGTACATGGTTACACCCCACTAA
- a CDS encoding polyprenyl synthetase family protein, which produces MPEETAYPEVIHKAMHYSLLAGGKRLRPVLVMAAAEAVGGDRKAVLPFAVAAELIHTYTLIHDDLPALDNDDLRRGKPTNHKVFGEAVAILAGDALLTEAFILMTRSAGMESVPPECILNASHEMASALGSKGMIGGQVVDLESEGKPIDAETLEYIHIYKTGFLIRACIRCGGMLGQATSRQLKALSRYGAHIGLAFQIIDDILDITGDEKQLGKEIGSDLDKDKATYPALYGLEESRRKADQLVEESLVCLEEFDDRADPLREIARFFVQRTF; this is translated from the coding sequence TTGCCCGAGGAGACGGCCTATCCTGAAGTCATCCATAAAGCGATGCACTACAGTCTCCTGGCAGGAGGGAAGAGGTTACGCCCTGTTTTGGTGATGGCCGCTGCAGAGGCGGTAGGGGGAGACCGGAAAGCAGTTTTGCCATTTGCAGTAGCTGCTGAATTGATTCACACGTATACCCTGATTCACGACGATCTCCCTGCTTTGGATAATGATGACCTGCGAAGGGGGAAACCTACAAACCATAAAGTTTTTGGTGAGGCTGTAGCGATTTTAGCGGGCGATGCGTTACTCACTGAAGCTTTTATTCTGATGACCCGGTCGGCGGGGATGGAGTCGGTTCCGCCAGAGTGTATTCTTAATGCAAGTCATGAGATGGCTTCAGCATTAGGGTCTAAAGGTATGATAGGCGGTCAGGTGGTTGACCTTGAGTCAGAGGGTAAACCTATCGACGCGGAAACCCTGGAATATATTCATATTTATAAAACAGGGTTTTTGATTAGAGCTTGTATCCGGTGCGGTGGTATGCTTGGACAGGCCACTTCCCGTCAATTGAAAGCATTGTCCCGTTATGGAGCACATATCGGATTGGCTTTCCAGATTATTGATGACATTCTCGATATTACAGGGGATGAAAAACAACTGGGTAAGGAAATAGGGAGCGACCTGGATAAAGACAAGGCAACTTACCCGGCTCTTTATGGGTTGGAAGAATCTCGCCGGAAAGCTGATCAGTTGGTAGAGGAAAGTTTGGTTTGTTTAGAAGAATTTGATGATCGGGCGGACCCTCTGAGGGAGATTGCCCGATTCTTTGTGCAGCGAACATTTTAA
- the dxs gene encoding 1-deoxy-D-xylulose-5-phosphate synthase yields the protein MSKFLSRVDSPADLKKLSIEELPLLAREIRDMLLESISETGGHLSSNLGVVELTLAMHYVFNSPKDKFIWDVGHQSYVHKLLTGRKDRFNTLRQHEGLSGFTKREESEHDHWNCGHGGTSISAALAFAKARDLKNEDNDVIAVIGDGSLTAGMAFEGLNHTGHIQNDMIVVLNDNEMSISANVGGMSAHLSKIMTGQVMLKIKQEVGQLLLAVPGIGKEINRYAHKIDEAIKGVFIPGRLFEDLGFRYVGPIDGHDVKALTESFSTVKDLEGPTLMHVITRKGKGYEQAEEKADVWHGAKPFNVSTGEFHKKKANPAYTNVFADALIQLAEENEKVVGITAAMPDGTGISKFGKVFPERTFDVGMAEQHGVAFAGALSIEGFLPVVAIYSTFLQRAYDQVVHDICLMNLPVTFAMDRAGIVGEDGATHQGLYDIAFLRTLPNMVVMAPKDENEMRHMLKTAINHPGPAALRYPRGPGLGMPLDPEIKELEIGKGEVIRDGSDIAIIAYGNTVAWAQAVAEKFEKEGVSVAVINARFAKPVDKDLIVKYALKARCLITTEEHSLKGGFGSAVLEALQEEEIFNVPVKCIGLGDMVLEHGAPAIQRKILKLDSDGMFETIMSFYGAVAEMAASGNGKEWVVDNCKKSQSTNGEKVSYSGNGKKAGTKVKQPLNG from the coding sequence ATGAGTAAGTTCTTAAGCCGTGTTGACAGTCCCGCAGATTTGAAAAAACTATCGATCGAAGAATTGCCTCTTCTTGCTCGGGAAATCCGTGACATGTTATTAGAGTCCATTTCTGAGACCGGTGGACATCTCTCTTCAAATCTGGGCGTAGTTGAACTGACTTTGGCAATGCATTACGTCTTTAATAGCCCAAAGGATAAATTTATCTGGGATGTGGGGCATCAGTCTTATGTCCATAAATTGTTGACTGGAAGAAAAGACAGGTTCAATACCCTTCGCCAGCATGAGGGTTTGAGTGGCTTCACTAAACGAGAAGAAAGTGAACACGACCACTGGAATTGCGGGCACGGAGGAACTTCTATTTCTGCAGCGCTTGCATTTGCGAAGGCCAGGGATCTTAAAAACGAAGATAATGATGTGATTGCCGTGATTGGAGATGGTTCTCTGACTGCGGGAATGGCTTTTGAAGGACTTAACCATACCGGCCATATTCAAAATGATATGATCGTTGTGCTCAATGATAATGAAATGTCCATCTCTGCTAACGTTGGTGGAATGTCTGCGCATCTCAGTAAGATCATGACTGGGCAGGTTATGTTGAAAATCAAGCAGGAGGTGGGTCAGCTCCTGTTGGCTGTTCCAGGCATTGGCAAGGAAATCAACCGGTATGCGCATAAGATTGATGAGGCCATTAAAGGTGTTTTCATTCCAGGTCGTCTGTTTGAAGACCTGGGCTTTCGTTATGTTGGGCCCATTGATGGCCATGATGTTAAAGCCTTGACAGAATCCTTCAGTACTGTAAAGGATTTGGAAGGTCCTACCTTGATGCATGTTATTACCCGTAAGGGTAAAGGATATGAGCAGGCAGAAGAGAAGGCGGATGTCTGGCATGGTGCCAAACCTTTCAATGTTTCTACTGGAGAATTTCATAAGAAGAAGGCCAACCCTGCTTATACAAATGTATTTGCGGATGCGCTGATTCAACTGGCGGAAGAAAACGAAAAAGTTGTTGGTATTACAGCGGCGATGCCGGACGGGACAGGGATCAGCAAGTTTGGCAAGGTGTTTCCGGAAAGGACATTTGATGTCGGCATGGCTGAACAGCATGGCGTAGCTTTTGCCGGAGCTCTCTCGATTGAGGGATTTCTTCCAGTGGTAGCTATTTACTCAACTTTCTTGCAGAGGGCATACGACCAGGTGGTTCACGATATTTGCCTGATGAACCTCCCTGTTACGTTTGCCATGGACAGGGCAGGAATAGTTGGAGAAGATGGTGCTACGCATCAAGGGCTGTACGATATTGCGTTTCTCCGCACGTTACCAAACATGGTCGTCATGGCGCCAAAGGATGAAAATGAAATGAGGCATATGCTGAAAACAGCAATCAATCATCCTGGGCCAGCCGCTCTTAGATATCCACGTGGCCCCGGTTTGGGAATGCCTCTTGACCCTGAAATCAAAGAGCTTGAGATTGGTAAGGGAGAAGTCATCCGAGATGGATCGGACATCGCCATCATTGCATATGGCAATACTGTAGCCTGGGCTCAGGCCGTAGCGGAAAAATTTGAGAAAGAAGGTGTAAGTGTTGCCGTTATTAATGCCCGGTTTGCCAAACCTGTTGATAAAGATTTGATTGTCAAATACGCACTCAAAGCCAGATGTCTGATAACCACTGAGGAGCATTCCTTGAAAGGCGGCTTTGGGTCTGCTGTTCTGGAAGCTTTGCAGGAAGAAGAGATTTTCAACGTTCCTGTCAAGTGTATAGGGCTGGGTGATATGGTTCTCGAGCACGGAGCTCCTGCTATACAGCGTAAGATTTTAAAGCTGGACTCGGATGGTATGTTTGAAACCATTATGTCTTTTTATGGAGCGGTTGCCGAGATGGCGGCTTCTGGCAACGGAAAAGAATGGGTGGTCGATAATTGCAAGAAATCTCAATCTACGAATGGTGAAAAAGTTTCCTATTCTGGAAATGGTAAAAAAGCAGGCACAAAGGTAAAGCAACCTCTGAATGGCTAG
- the hisB gene encoding imidazoleglycerol-phosphate dehydratase HisB — protein sequence MARTSHVKRSTSETQIEVSLNLDGTGVQDIKTPVPFLDHMLSQLARHGYFDLTVKAQGDTHIDFHHTVEDIGIAVGQAFKEALGDKKGIRRFAEANVPLNEALAQCIVDISGRAYFVFNLELPKAKLGEFDVELVSEFFQAFAANSDTTLHFNSPYWNNLHHITEALFKSFARALDSACTMDPRSGDVPSTKGTL from the coding sequence ATGGCTAGAACTTCCCACGTTAAGCGCTCCACAAGCGAGACACAAATTGAGGTCAGCCTGAATCTTGATGGTACCGGGGTTCAGGATATTAAGACTCCTGTACCTTTTTTAGACCACATGTTGTCCCAATTGGCCAGGCACGGCTATTTTGACCTGACAGTAAAAGCCCAAGGCGACACTCACATAGACTTTCACCATACAGTGGAAGATATAGGGATCGCTGTTGGACAGGCTTTTAAGGAAGCATTAGGGGACAAAAAGGGAATAAGAAGGTTTGCGGAAGCCAATGTTCCGCTGAATGAAGCCTTGGCCCAATGTATTGTCGATATTAGTGGAAGGGCTTATTTTGTTTTTAACCTGGAACTTCCTAAAGCCAAGCTTGGTGAGTTTGATGTCGAGCTGGTTTCAGAGTTTTTCCAGGCATTTGCAGCGAACAGCGACACGACTTTGCATTTCAACTCACCCTATTGGAATAATCTTCACCATATAACAGAAGCTCTATTCAAATCCTTTGCCCGTGCTTTAGACTCAGCTTGCACGATGGACCCCAGGTCCGGAGATGTGCCCTCTACCAAAGGAACCTTATAG
- the hisH gene encoding imidazole glycerol phosphate synthase subunit HisH produces MIAIIDYGMGNLRSVQKGFEAVGAEAIITSDSQKILSAKSVVLPGVGAFKDCMSNLEKLNLIDTVHQSVKSGKPFLGICLGLQLLFSQSEEFGQVNGLGILPGKVVGFKDAQPKSDSGEPLKIPHMGWNTVHAVSGNPLFDSVADDSYFYFVHSYYIVPQNHEIVATTTQYGIEFTSGIHHENIHAFQFHPEKSQRLGLTLLKNFSKLQH; encoded by the coding sequence TTGATAGCTATAATTGACTACGGAATGGGTAATCTCCGTTCTGTCCAAAAAGGTTTTGAGGCAGTGGGTGCCGAGGCAATTATAACCAGTGATTCACAGAAAATTCTTTCAGCAAAATCTGTGGTGCTCCCCGGTGTTGGCGCATTCAAGGATTGCATGTCCAACCTTGAGAAGTTGAATCTCATTGATACTGTTCATCAATCTGTTAAGAGTGGTAAGCCGTTTTTGGGAATATGTCTCGGGTTGCAACTTCTGTTTAGTCAGAGCGAAGAATTTGGTCAGGTTAATGGGTTGGGTATTCTTCCTGGAAAAGTAGTGGGGTTTAAAGATGCTCAGCCCAAATCTGACTCTGGTGAACCATTAAAAATTCCCCATATGGGATGGAACACGGTTCATGCAGTCTCCGGCAATCCATTGTTTGACTCGGTGGCAGATGATTCCTATTTTTATTTTGTGCATTCTTATTATATTGTCCCGCAAAACCACGAAATTGTTGCAACAACAACTCAGTACGGGATCGAGTTTACCTCTGGCATCCATCACGAAAACATTCACGCGTTTCAATTTCACCCGGAAAAAAGCCAACGATTGGGTCTCACCCTTCTGAAAAACTTTTCTAAGCTTCAGCACTAA
- a CDS encoding DMT family transporter, with protein MPQLGKLLSLKTSCYLTGIILSLITMFLWGVLPIFLKISLQDFQAGTISWFRFLFAFLVLAIILQWKMDQPFYILRKPPWMGILGGACLSANYYWVTLAVELSGPSNMAVLIQTASVFLVLAGVYVFNERLALRQILGIFIVVSGLSLFFHDQLSRIQDASDYYFADFLIVTAGLIWVGYMVSQKFLNRQYGAQSLNLLVYGVATFTLIGGVEWVDFTRAGITAWLSLIFCGVNTLLAYGALAEAVKYLPLALISVIISLNPLITLFGMSILPKMGFAGLQTEPVGALGYLGGVIAVSGVVLVVYQRAATP; from the coding sequence ATGCCTCAACTTGGAAAACTACTATCCTTAAAGACATCTTGTTATCTGACGGGGATAATACTTTCCCTTATTACCATGTTTCTTTGGGGGGTTCTGCCAATTTTTCTCAAAATTTCCCTTCAGGATTTTCAAGCTGGTACGATCTCCTGGTTCCGGTTTTTATTTGCATTTCTTGTCCTAGCAATAATTCTGCAATGGAAAATGGATCAACCATTTTATATCCTTAGAAAACCTCCATGGATGGGAATCCTTGGCGGTGCCTGCCTTTCTGCGAATTATTATTGGGTAACATTGGCGGTGGAATTGAGCGGACCTTCAAATATGGCGGTTCTGATTCAAACTGCCTCGGTATTTCTGGTATTGGCAGGTGTTTATGTATTCAATGAGCGTTTGGCACTTAGACAGATTCTGGGTATCTTCATCGTTGTAAGCGGTCTTTCCTTGTTTTTTCATGATCAACTAAGCCGAATTCAAGATGCAAGCGACTATTACTTCGCTGACTTTTTAATTGTCACGGCGGGTTTGATTTGGGTGGGATATATGGTCTCACAAAAATTTCTAAACCGACAATATGGAGCTCAATCCTTAAATCTTTTGGTTTATGGTGTTGCGACATTTACGTTGATAGGGGGAGTGGAATGGGTAGATTTTACCAGGGCTGGTATAACTGCCTGGTTGTCACTAATATTTTGTGGGGTCAACACTCTACTTGCTTATGGTGCTCTGGCTGAAGCGGTTAAATATCTTCCCCTGGCCTTGATCAGTGTCATTATTAGTCTTAATCCGCTTATAACCCTTTTTGGAATGAGTATTCTCCCTAAAATGGGTTTTGCGGGTTTGCAAACAGAACCAGTTGGGGCATTGGGTTATTTAGGAGGAGTGATTGCTGTTTCTGGTGTGGTACTGGTGGTCTATCAAAGGGCAGCAACACCTTGA
- a CDS encoding methyltransferase, whose amino-acid sequence MEMDKMIGKILEGYQPACVVMAANELKLFDKLTNPITAGQVASDLNLNPEATERLLNALTSLEIISKENQNYHLPESAHEYLTTGGSHSLQQWIQLSADLFPIWGQLSTFIKSGILIKSIMEMLGGDPHKMRAFTDAMHDKALKATWMIAREIPVGDANTMLDIGGGPGTYSLEWCKLHSHLKATVFDIAPVLKVAKNYIESYRLQDRVNTKAGDFHKDDLGDSQYDLVLMANILHMYDADMSRALVTKAVQAVKPGGRIVIHGFCTDENQTGPLGDTLFSLNIGMLTEGGRAHPVQEKIEWLKGTGASDIRHFRIDAIPTGVVTGIRPESNKSH is encoded by the coding sequence ATGGAAATGGATAAAATGATAGGTAAAATTCTGGAAGGTTACCAGCCAGCATGTGTAGTTATGGCGGCTAACGAATTAAAGCTGTTCGATAAACTCACTAATCCAATAACTGCCGGGCAGGTCGCAAGTGATTTAAACCTGAACCCTGAAGCCACCGAACGATTGCTCAATGCCCTGACTTCATTAGAAATTATCTCCAAAGAAAATCAAAACTATCATCTACCAGAGTCCGCCCATGAATATTTAACAACGGGCGGCAGTCATTCTCTTCAGCAGTGGATCCAGCTCTCAGCGGACCTTTTCCCGATTTGGGGACAACTTTCTACTTTTATCAAATCCGGTATTCTAATTAAAAGTATTATGGAAATGCTTGGCGGTGACCCTCACAAAATGAGGGCATTCACCGATGCCATGCACGACAAGGCACTCAAAGCGACCTGGATGATTGCACGCGAAATTCCTGTGGGTGATGCAAACACAATGCTGGATATAGGGGGTGGGCCAGGAACTTATTCACTCGAGTGGTGCAAACTTCACAGCCATCTTAAAGCGACCGTATTCGATATCGCGCCGGTCCTGAAAGTCGCCAAAAACTATATAGAGTCCTACCGGTTACAAGATCGAGTTAATACTAAGGCAGGAGATTTTCATAAAGATGACCTGGGTGACAGCCAATACGACCTGGTACTCATGGCAAATATCCTGCACATGTATGATGCTGACATGAGCCGGGCCCTGGTCACTAAAGCAGTGCAAGCTGTTAAACCGGGCGGTCGTATTGTTATCCACGGTTTCTGTACCGATGAAAATCAGACTGGACCGCTGGGTGATACCTTGTTCAGTTTGAATATTGGCATGTTGACGGAAGGAGGTAGAGCACACCCCGTCCAGGAAAAAATAGAATGGCTTAAGGGAACCGGTGCTTCCGATATACGCCATTTCAGAATCGACGCAATCCCAACAGGTGTTGTAACCGGGATTCGGCCAGAGAGCAATAAGTCTCATTAG
- the smpB gene encoding SsrA-binding protein SmpB, which produces MNDIKIICQNKKARHDYSIEDSMEAGIVLKGTEVKSLRNGKANLVDSYALIEGEEAWLLNFHIDAYTPATQFNHHPMRKRKLLLHKKEINKLIGKTQEKGCTLVPLKVYFKNGKAKVDLGIAKAKKLYDKRATIKKRESDREIDRAMKTRNR; this is translated from the coding sequence GTGAACGACATCAAAATCATATGCCAAAACAAAAAGGCCCGGCACGACTATTCTATTGAAGACTCGATGGAGGCAGGAATTGTGTTGAAAGGTACTGAGGTGAAGTCCCTGAGAAATGGCAAAGCAAATCTCGTCGACAGTTATGCCCTGATTGAAGGTGAAGAAGCCTGGTTGCTCAATTTTCATATTGATGCATATACCCCAGCCACCCAGTTCAACCACCATCCAATGAGAAAACGGAAACTGCTCTTGCATAAAAAGGAAATAAATAAGCTCATTGGAAAGACACAGGAAAAAGGGTGCACCCTGGTTCCTCTTAAAGTTTATTTTAAAAACGGGAAAGCCAAGGTAGATTTAGGTATTGCTAAAGCAAAAAAACTTTACGACAAACGCGCCACCATCAAAAAGCGCGAATCTGATCGAGAAATTGACCGGGCAATGAAGACCAGAAACCGGTAA
- a CDS encoding SAM-dependent chlorinase/fluorinase has translation MRPVITLTTDFGLDDPFVGIMKGVILNIVPDAQIVDITHEIEPQNITQAALILNAAYPWFPRKTVHVVVVDPGVGGNITNKEKSSGKSSEKKPGGPGPVIRRAMVVQSKFQTFVGPDNGVLTPVLFRESRAYEITNKKYIHRNVSNTFHGRDVFAPCAGWIASGVQHSKVGPRVLKPVRIDLPQPTLKGSTLHGEIIHIDHFGNLTTSFSSDIIQETFSASDAIKVQIGKHRIDGLVTGYYQMKPGQPGAIINSWNHLEIFYREDNARKKLKARIGQSVTLKAN, from the coding sequence ATGCGTCCAGTAATCACCCTCACCACCGATTTTGGCCTCGATGATCCTTTTGTCGGTATCATGAAAGGGGTCATTTTAAACATTGTGCCCGATGCCCAGATTGTAGACATAACGCATGAAATTGAGCCACAGAATATCACGCAGGCGGCTTTGATCCTGAACGCCGCCTATCCCTGGTTTCCCAGAAAAACCGTTCACGTAGTTGTTGTTGATCCAGGTGTAGGAGGTAACATTACGAACAAAGAAAAGAGTTCTGGAAAATCATCTGAAAAAAAACCAGGTGGCCCTGGTCCGGTAATCAGAAGAGCCATGGTGGTACAGTCCAAATTCCAGACTTTTGTCGGGCCTGATAATGGGGTGCTCACCCCAGTCCTCTTCCGTGAAAGCAGAGCCTACGAAATCACCAATAAAAAATATATTCATAGAAATGTCTCCAATACATTTCATGGACGTGATGTATTTGCTCCCTGTGCAGGGTGGATTGCCAGTGGAGTCCAGCATTCCAAAGTTGGACCCAGAGTATTGAAACCGGTACGCATTGATCTCCCACAACCCACACTAAAAGGATCAACGCTTCACGGTGAGATTATCCATATAGATCACTTCGGCAATCTCACCACCAGTTTTTCTTCAGATATTATCCAGGAAACCTTTAGTGCTTCCGACGCAATAAAAGTACAAATAGGAAAACATCGTATTGATGGCCTCGTAACCGGTTATTACCAGATGAAACCTGGACAACCCGGGGCTATCATTAATAGCTGGAATCATCTGGAAATTTTCTATCGAGAAGACAACGCCAGGAAAAAATTAAAAGCACGAATTGGACAATCCGTAACATTGAAAGCCAACTAG
- the mtaB gene encoding tRNA (N(6)-L-threonylcarbamoyladenosine(37)-C(2))-methylthiotransferase MtaB: MKVACVTLGCRTNQHDTAEMQTLLEQEGFSIVTGKEKADAYVINTCTVTQRSDYSSRLAVKKSLAINPEALVVFTGCYAQLNPKEASKLDGLDIVLGNADKLEIANLLKYKLLNPESPWLKSSDTEIIMSDIYKDRIFRTIPVNNFQGMTKAFIKIQTGCDEKCSFCTVVKARGKSISDSRENIISNIHEAIGSGFKEITLTGINLGTWGMDRKETFSSLVQEIVEIPGNFRVRLSSINPMEIDSDLMRLIAESEKLCSHLHIPLQSGDDRILKSMRRNYNREQYLEVAERALNIIPGLGLGADVIVGFPGETEEEFENTRSLIEQLPFSYLHVFSYSPRRGTEAHQLKDNVPGNIKKQRNQILTQLVNKKSQRIRESFLGKQETVLVENQRDTKSGWLKGHTGNYIPLTFEGSDSLKNRLVPVTINSVSQTRVTGCVQ, from the coding sequence ATGAAAGTCGCTTGCGTTACATTGGGGTGCCGGACCAACCAGCACGATACTGCGGAGATGCAGACCCTGCTTGAACAAGAGGGTTTCTCTATCGTCACGGGTAAAGAAAAAGCCGATGCCTATGTAATCAATACTTGCACAGTGACCCAACGGAGTGATTATAGTTCCCGTCTTGCCGTTAAAAAATCCCTGGCCATCAATCCTGAAGCTCTAGTCGTATTCACCGGATGCTACGCCCAGTTAAATCCTAAAGAAGCTTCCAAATTAGACGGGTTGGATATCGTTTTAGGGAATGCAGACAAGTTGGAAATCGCTAATCTTCTAAAATATAAGCTATTAAATCCAGAATCACCTTGGTTGAAAAGCTCAGACACTGAAATCATCATGTCTGACATTTACAAAGATCGGATATTTAGAACCATTCCTGTAAATAATTTTCAAGGAATGACCAAGGCTTTCATTAAAATCCAAACAGGTTGTGATGAAAAATGCTCATTCTGCACAGTTGTTAAAGCCCGGGGAAAATCAATCAGTGATTCGAGAGAAAATATCATATCCAACATTCATGAGGCGATCGGCTCAGGATTTAAGGAAATCACCCTTACTGGAATTAATCTGGGAACCTGGGGCATGGATAGGAAGGAAACATTTTCTTCCCTGGTTCAGGAAATCGTTGAAATTCCGGGAAATTTTCGAGTCCGGCTGAGCTCTATCAATCCAATGGAGATAGACAGCGACCTCATGCGACTAATCGCTGAATCTGAAAAACTATGTTCACACCTTCATATTCCACTGCAAAGTGGAGATGATAGAATCTTGAAATCTATGCGTAGAAATTATAACAGGGAACAATATCTCGAAGTAGCAGAACGTGCACTCAATATTATTCCAGGGCTGGGCCTTGGAGCAGATGTTATTGTTGGCTTTCCTGGTGAAACTGAAGAAGAATTTGAGAATACCCGCAGCCTCATAGAGCAATTACCATTCTCCTATCTGCATGTTTTTTCTTACTCACCACGCCGGGGCACAGAAGCTCATCAACTAAAAGACAATGTTCCCGGAAACATAAAAAAGCAAAGAAACCAGATTCTGACCCAATTGGTCAATAAAAAATCTCAAAGGATCCGCGAGAGTTTTTTAGGTAAACAGGAAACCGTCCTGGTTGAAAATCAACGCGATACAAAATCCGGGTGGCTCAAAGGACATACTGGCAATTACATTCCACTCACTTTTGAAGGCAGTGACTCTTTAAAGAACAGATTAGTGCCAGTCACCATAAACAGCGTTTCTCAAACCAGGGTCACGGGATGCGTCCAGTAA
- a CDS encoding Fis family transcriptional regulator: MKKTQKQVTTFLEKWLDKSIRQYVSAMDEKNNGHLHELIMGGIEKPLVEIVLKETGGNQTQAANILGINRNTLRKKISEYKIKCNNKT; the protein is encoded by the coding sequence ATGAAGAAAACCCAGAAACAAGTCACTACATTCCTTGAAAAATGGTTAGATAAATCCATCCGGCAATACGTTAGCGCAATGGATGAAAAAAATAATGGTCATCTGCATGAATTGATCATGGGAGGCATTGAAAAACCGCTGGTTGAGATCGTTTTGAAGGAAACGGGCGGCAACCAGACTCAGGCTGCGAATATTCTGGGGATTAACCGCAATACTTTAAGGAAAAAAATCTCAGAATATAAAATTAAATGCAACAACAAGACCTAG